One window of Mediterraneibacter butyricigenes genomic DNA carries:
- a CDS encoding UDP-N-acetylmuramoyl-L-alanyl-D-glutamate--2,6-diaminopimelate ligase, whose product MKLSRLLERLEYEVVQGSAETEVETLINDSRKAAPGAVFVCISGAVSDGHAYAKEVAEKGAAALIVEKEVEVPEGITVIKVKNTRYALALTSAAYFGYPAEKLKVIGITGTKGKTTTTYMIRSILESVGHKVGLIGTIEAIIGEKHIPAANTTPESFTIQKYFAEMVEEGCDSVVMEVSSQGLMLDRTAGIPFEIGIFTNLGHDHIGPNEHKDFEDYKRCKGLLFQQCKLGIANGDDPYFKDVFQNATCKVETFGFNEGSDLRATDTHLVSKPGYLGVAYHVSGQMDFDVEIDIPGTFSVYNSLTAIAVCHHFQVPAEVIQKALKVAKVKGRIEMIKVSDDFTLMIDYAHNAMSLESLLTTLKEYHPKRLVCLFGCGGNRSKDRRYEMGEVSGRLADLTIITSDNPRFEEPQDIINDIKIGIGKTDGKYVEICDRKEAIKYAIEHGQPGDVIVLAGKGHEDYQEIKGVKHPMDERVLIKEVLEELGR is encoded by the coding sequence ATGAAATTATCACGTTTGTTAGAACGTCTGGAATATGAAGTGGTACAGGGATCGGCAGAGACAGAGGTAGAGACTCTGATCAATGATTCCAGAAAAGCAGCACCCGGAGCGGTCTTTGTCTGCATCAGCGGCGCAGTCTCTGACGGTCATGCTTATGCCAAAGAAGTAGCGGAAAAAGGAGCTGCGGCACTGATTGTGGAAAAAGAGGTGGAAGTGCCGGAAGGAATCACGGTGATCAAGGTGAAAAATACCCGTTACGCCTTGGCACTGACTTCCGCAGCATATTTCGGTTATCCGGCAGAAAAACTGAAAGTCATCGGAATCACCGGAACCAAGGGTAAGACTACCACGACTTATATGATTCGCTCTATTTTGGAATCTGTAGGACATAAAGTAGGATTGATCGGAACCATTGAGGCGATTATCGGAGAGAAACACATTCCGGCAGCGAATACCACACCGGAATCTTTCACGATTCAGAAATACTTTGCGGAAATGGTAGAAGAAGGCTGCGACAGTGTAGTAATGGAAGTTTCTTCTCAGGGACTGATGTTGGATCGTACCGCGGGAATTCCGTTTGAGATCGGAATTTTCACCAATCTTGGCCATGACCATATCGGTCCGAATGAGCATAAGGATTTTGAAGATTATAAGAGATGTAAGGGACTTTTGTTTCAGCAGTGTAAGCTTGGCATTGCAAATGGAGATGATCCGTATTTTAAAGATGTATTTCAGAATGCGACCTGTAAGGTAGAGACCTTTGGATTTAATGAGGGTTCGGATCTTCGGGCAACCGACACGCATCTGGTGTCAAAGCCTGGATATTTGGGCGTGGCATATCATGTGTCCGGTCAGATGGACTTTGATGTAGAGATCGACATTCCGGGAACTTTCAGCGTATATAATTCCCTGACAGCGATTGCGGTCTGCCATCATTTCCAGGTACCGGCAGAGGTGATCCAGAAAGCACTCAAAGTGGCAAAGGTAAAGGGGCGGATCGAGATGATCAAAGTATCCGATGACTTTACACTGATGATTGATTATGCCCACAATGCCATGAGCCTGGAGAGCCTTCTGACTACTCTGAAAGAATATCATCCGAAACGTCTGGTCTGCCTGTTTGGATGTGGAGGAAACCGCTCCAAAGACAGACGTTATGAGATGGGCGAAGTGTCCGGACGTCTGGCGGATCTGACGATCATTACGTCGGACAATCCGAGATTTGAGGAGCCACAGGATATCATCAATGATATCAAGATCGGAATCGGAAAGACGGATGGAAAATATGTGGAAATCTGCGACCGGAAGGAAGCAATCAAATACGCCATCGAACACGGTCAGCCGGGGGATGTGATCGTGCTGGCGGGAAAAGGCCATGAAGATTATCAGGAGATCAAAGGCGTGAAACATCCGATGGATGAAAGAGTGCTGATCAAAGAAGTGTTAGAAGAACTTGGTCGGTAA
- the fmt gene encoding methionyl-tRNA formyltransferase, translating into MRVIFMGTPDFSVGTLEALIEAEHEVCLVVTQPDKPKGRGKEMQFTPVKEAAVKHDIPVYQPKKIREPECVEVLRKYQADVMVVVAFGQILPKEILELTPYGCINVHASLLPKYRGAAPIQWAILDGEEVTGVTTMQMDEGLDTGDMILKEEIPILPDETGESLHDKLAAAGAALCVETLEALEDGTAVFEHQGETTTHYAKMLTKEMGEIDWSRPAVEVERLVRGMNSWPSAYTHWKEKVMKIWQAEVCEADTKEQPGTVTCVEKEDFLVQTGKGQLRVKMLQLPGKKRMETAAFLRGYEMERGTLLK; encoded by the coding sequence ATGAGAGTAATATTTATGGGAACTCCGGATTTTTCCGTAGGAACTCTGGAAGCACTGATCGAGGCAGAACATGAAGTGTGTCTGGTGGTAACACAGCCGGACAAACCGAAGGGACGCGGAAAAGAAATGCAGTTTACTCCGGTAAAAGAGGCGGCTGTAAAGCATGATATCCCGGTGTATCAGCCGAAAAAGATCCGGGAACCGGAATGTGTGGAAGTTCTGAGAAAATATCAGGCAGATGTGATGGTCGTGGTTGCGTTTGGTCAGATCCTTCCGAAAGAGATTCTGGAGCTGACGCCATACGGCTGTATCAATGTCCATGCATCCCTGCTTCCGAAATACCGGGGAGCGGCACCGATCCAGTGGGCAATCCTGGACGGAGAGGAAGTAACCGGAGTCACCACCATGCAGATGGACGAGGGACTGGATACCGGGGATATGATCCTGAAAGAAGAGATCCCGATCCTGCCGGATGAGACCGGAGAATCCTTGCATGACAAGCTGGCGGCAGCAGGCGCAGCCCTCTGTGTGGAGACGTTGGAAGCCCTGGAAGATGGAACGGCCGTGTTTGAGCATCAGGGCGAGACAACCACCCATTATGCAAAAATGCTGACAAAAGAGATGGGAGAGATTGACTGGAGTCGTCCGGCTGTGGAGGTCGAACGATTGGTTCGTGGAATGAATTCCTGGCCCAGTGCTTATACACACTGGAAAGAAAAAGTGATGAAAATCTGGCAGGCAGAAGTCTGTGAAGCGGATACAAAAGAGCAGCCGGGAACGGTAACCTGTGTGGAAAAAGAGGATTTTCTGGTACAGACCGGAAAAGGTCAGCTCAGAGTGAAAATGCTGCAGCTCCCGGGGAAAAAGCGGATGGAAACGGCTGCATTTTTAAGAGGATATGAGATGGAGAGGGGAACCCTGTTAAAATAA
- the priA gene encoding replication restart helicase PriA, with protein MFANIIIDITHEKLDKIFQYRIPSELEGMLEVGAEVEVPFGRGNRLTKGYIIGFSETCDYDLSKVKAINGLAEKSVGIEAKLVALAAWMKEHYGGTMIQALKTVLPIKRQESAKVKRQVRLLLSKEEAEEKLLLYQKKNQKARARLLEALLRDGTDGVLPYELVVQKLNITRTVVRALEEQNVLALESENVFRNPLADNPGIGADQEESESSEKAFSYTTAQKEAIQTVWNGLKAGQRTWLIHGVTGSGKTALYIEWIKRTVSEGRQAIVLIPEIALTYQTVMRFYHQFGDRVSIMNSRLSAGERYDQMVRAKEGKIDVMIGPRSALFTPFPNLGLIVIDEEHETTYKSEQVPRYHARETAIRRAELEDAGVILGSATPSLEAMYRARNGEYGLITLTERAKAHAKMAQVEVVDMRAELKEGNHSILSHSLYEKMEQRLKDGEQIMLFLNRRGYAGFLSCRECGHVIKCPHCDVSLSTHRGGKLVCHYCGHEEYKPLNCPECGSKHLGEFKVGTQQVEDVVQKMFPQTRVLRMDLDTTRNKNGHEEILSAFANEEAQILIGTQMIVKGHDFPNVTLVGALAADMSLYADDYRAGERTFQILTQAVGRSGRGEKAGEAVIQTYSPDHYAIQTAAAQDYEGFYEQEMYYREMMGYPPVEHLLAVLLSCEEETLLETGADYLKNFAKRAAGKAPIQIIGPASPSIGKINDIYRKVLYLKTEKYDTLVKMKNRLEQYIEINSGYQKIRIQFDFDPMHL; from the coding sequence ATGTTTGCGAATATCATCATTGATATTACTCATGAAAAACTGGATAAGATTTTTCAATATCGCATCCCTTCTGAACTGGAAGGGATGCTTGAAGTTGGAGCAGAAGTGGAAGTGCCTTTCGGGAGGGGAAACCGCCTGACGAAAGGATATATTATCGGCTTTTCTGAAACCTGCGATTACGATCTGTCTAAGGTCAAGGCGATAAACGGACTGGCAGAAAAAAGCGTGGGGATCGAGGCAAAGCTGGTGGCGCTGGCAGCCTGGATGAAGGAACACTACGGCGGCACCATGATTCAGGCACTGAAGACGGTTCTGCCTATCAAACGGCAGGAATCCGCCAAAGTCAAACGGCAGGTGCGGCTGCTGCTGTCGAAAGAAGAAGCGGAAGAAAAGCTTCTTCTTTATCAGAAAAAAAATCAGAAAGCCAGAGCAAGACTTCTGGAAGCTCTGTTAAGAGATGGGACAGATGGGGTTCTGCCCTATGAGCTGGTGGTTCAGAAGCTGAATATCACCCGGACGGTAGTGCGGGCGTTGGAAGAGCAGAATGTACTGGCGCTGGAAAGTGAAAATGTCTTTCGAAATCCATTGGCGGATAATCCGGGGATCGGAGCAGATCAGGAAGAATCGGAATCTTCGGAGAAAGCATTTTCCTATACAACGGCTCAGAAGGAGGCAATCCAAACGGTCTGGAACGGGCTGAAAGCCGGACAGAGAACCTGGCTGATTCATGGCGTGACAGGAAGCGGAAAGACGGCTCTTTATATCGAATGGATCAAACGAACGGTGTCGGAAGGCCGACAGGCAATCGTTCTGATTCCGGAGATCGCGCTGACCTATCAGACGGTGATGCGGTTCTATCATCAGTTCGGTGATCGGGTATCGATCATGAATTCCAGACTTTCGGCCGGGGAACGCTATGATCAGATGGTGCGGGCGAAAGAAGGAAAGATCGATGTGATGATCGGTCCACGATCGGCTCTGTTCACCCCGTTTCCGAATCTGGGACTGATCGTGATTGATGAGGAACATGAAACGACGTACAAGAGTGAACAGGTGCCGAGATACCATGCCAGAGAGACGGCAATCCGTCGGGCAGAGTTAGAAGATGCCGGTGTGATCTTAGGGTCTGCCACACCTTCGCTGGAAGCAATGTACCGGGCGAGAAACGGAGAATATGGTCTGATCACACTGACCGAGCGGGCAAAGGCGCATGCGAAAATGGCACAGGTGGAAGTCGTGGATATGCGCGCAGAATTAAAGGAGGGCAACCATTCCATTTTAAGCCACAGCCTCTATGAAAAAATGGAACAGCGGTTAAAGGACGGCGAACAGATCATGCTATTCTTAAACCGGAGAGGGTATGCGGGATTTCTTTCCTGCCGGGAATGTGGACACGTGATCAAATGTCCGCATTGTGACGTCTCGTTATCTACCCACAGAGGCGGAAAACTGGTCTGCCATTACTGTGGACATGAAGAATACAAGCCTCTGAACTGCCCGGAATGTGGCTCGAAACATCTGGGAGAGTTCAAGGTGGGAACCCAGCAGGTCGAAGATGTGGTCCAGAAAATGTTTCCGCAGACAAGAGTCCTACGAATGGATCTGGATACCACACGAAATAAAAACGGACACGAAGAGATTCTGTCTGCCTTTGCAAATGAAGAGGCGCAGATTCTGATCGGAACCCAGATGATCGTGAAAGGACATGATTTTCCAAATGTGACCCTGGTAGGGGCGTTGGCGGCAGATATGTCCCTTTATGCAGATGATTACAGGGCCGGGGAACGGACGTTCCAGATCCTGACTCAGGCAGTGGGAAGATCCGGGCGCGGAGAGAAAGCCGGGGAAGCAGTGATCCAGACGTACAGTCCGGACCATTATGCCATTCAGACGGCAGCTGCCCAGGACTATGAGGGATTCTATGAACAGGAAATGTATTATCGGGAGATGATGGGATATCCGCCGGTAGAACATTTGCTGGCGGTTCTGCTTTCCTGTGAAGAGGAAACACTTTTGGAAACGGGAGCAGACTATCTGAAGAACTTCGCAAAGAGAGCTGCGGGAAAAGCACCGATCCAGATCATCGGGCCGGCCAGTCCGTCCATTGGAAAAATCAATGATATTTACCGAAAGGTACTCTACCTGAAAACGGAAAAATATGATACACTGGTGAAGATGAAAAATCGGCTGGAGCAATATATTGAGATCAATTCCGGATATCAGAAGATTCGGATACAGTTTGATTTTGATCCCATGCATCTTTAA
- a CDS encoding zinc metallopeptidase, producing the protein MFYYYYDGTYLLVVIGALLSLMASAKVKSSFARYSNVRSMSGMTGREAAERILRNSGIYDVQVQHIYGNLTDHYDPRNKVLSLSDSVYNSNSVAAIGVAAHECGHAIQHAKGYAPLSIRGALVPVANFGSTISWPLILMGLLIRSNASMLFINLGILAFSFAVLFQIVTLPVEFNASRRAVRILGETGMLGPDELRGTRKVLSAAALTYVAGAAAGILQLLRLLIIGGRRND; encoded by the coding sequence ATGTTTTACTATTATTACGATGGAACATATTTACTGGTTGTGATCGGAGCGCTGTTAAGCCTGATGGCTTCGGCAAAGGTGAAAAGCAGTTTCGCAAGGTATTCCAATGTCCGCAGCATGAGCGGGATGACCGGAAGAGAAGCGGCGGAACGCATTTTAAGAAACAGTGGGATCTATGACGTACAGGTGCAACATATTTACGGCAACCTGACGGATCATTATGATCCGAGGAACAAGGTGTTAAGTCTTTCGGACAGTGTCTACAATTCCAATTCGGTGGCAGCCATCGGCGTGGCAGCCCATGAGTGCGGACATGCGATCCAGCATGCCAAAGGGTACGCGCCATTGTCTATCCGTGGTGCACTGGTTCCGGTGGCAAATTTCGGATCCACCATCTCCTGGCCGCTGATCCTTATGGGACTGCTGATCAGGAGCAATGCATCCATGTTGTTCATTAATCTGGGGATTCTGGCGTTTTCTTTTGCCGTTCTTTTCCAGATTGTGACATTGCCGGTAGAATTTAATGCATCCAGAAGAGCAGTGAGGATTCTGGGAGAAACCGGAATGTTGGGGCCGGATGAACTGAGAGGCACCAGAAAAGTCTTAAGTGCAGCAGCACTGACCTATGTAGCCGGTGCGGCAGCAGGAATCCTGCAGTTACTGCGGCTTCTGATCATCGGAGGAAGAAGGAATGACTAA
- a CDS encoding VanZ family protein, producing the protein MKHFVTFFLKPLSFLPALVMMYAIYSFSAQTGTESGNLSHMISVKIVETASDTLQKDLDDWEVEELADHIEFYVRKAAHMTEYFLLAIAVSFPLYVYGLRGFPLLLFAGLICVGFACGDEYHQSFVDERGPSVRDVCIDSVGVFFGIMLVRIVCWTFLAPVRVVESLTGLGRRDRHSHRKRSHSNHSYRTSYDRRNSYGRNDGSQMSERAIEKRNQELLKKEGRRHIY; encoded by the coding sequence ATGAAACATTTTGTTACCTTTTTTCTGAAACCACTTTCCTTTCTGCCTGCTCTGGTCATGATGTATGCGATTTACAGCTTTTCTGCCCAGACCGGGACAGAATCCGGAAATTTAAGCCATATGATCAGTGTAAAGATCGTAGAAACCGCCAGTGACACCCTGCAAAAAGATCTGGACGACTGGGAGGTCGAGGAACTGGCAGACCATATCGAGTTCTATGTACGAAAAGCCGCCCATATGACCGAATACTTTCTGCTTGCTATCGCCGTCTCTTTTCCATTATATGTCTACGGACTGCGGGGATTTCCGTTGTTGTTATTCGCCGGACTGATCTGCGTAGGCTTCGCCTGCGGAGATGAATACCATCAGTCCTTCGTGGACGAACGTGGACCTTCTGTCCGGGATGTGTGTATCGACAGCGTGGGCGTTTTCTTCGGGATCATGCTGGTACGGATCGTCTGTTGGACCTTCCTTGCCCCAGTACGTGTCGTCGAAAGCCTGACCGGTCTTGGTCGCCGTGATCGGCATAGCCACCGCAAACGCAGTCACAGTAATCACTCATACAGAACTTCTTATGACCGCAGAAATTCTTACGGAAGAAATGACGGTTCTCAGATGTCAGAACGCGCCATAGAAAAACGAAATCAGGAATTATTAAAAAAAGAAGGTCGGAGACA
- the def gene encoding peptide deformylase: MAIRTIREIGEEILTKTSKPVSKLTLRTKMLIDDMFDTMYESGGVGLAAPQVGILKQIVVIDIGEGPILLINPEILETEGEQTGEEGCLSVPGKSGVVTRPNYVKVKALDENMEEQILEGEGLLARAFCHEIDHLSGKLYVDLVEGELHDVTAADAEEEEE; the protein is encoded by the coding sequence ATGGCAATTCGAACTATCCGGGAAATCGGAGAGGAGATTCTGACCAAGACAAGTAAACCGGTTAGCAAGCTGACATTGCGAACCAAGATGCTGATCGATGATATGTTTGACACAATGTATGAAAGCGGCGGTGTGGGACTGGCAGCTCCACAGGTCGGTATTTTGAAACAGATCGTTGTGATCGATATCGGAGAAGGGCCGATCCTTCTGATCAATCCGGAAATTCTTGAGACAGAAGGAGAGCAGACCGGAGAAGAAGGATGCTTAAGTGTACCGGGCAAGAGCGGTGTGGTTACCCGACCGAATTATGTAAAGGTAAAAGCACTGGATGAAAATATGGAAGAACAGATCCTGGAAGGAGAAGGGCTGCTGGCCCGTGCATTCTGCCATGAGATCGACCATTTATCCGGAAAGTTATACGTAGATCTGGTAGAAGGGGAGCTTCATGATGTGACTGCGGCAGATGCAGAGGAGGAAGAAGAGTAA